A section of the Rhizobium sp. SSA_523 genome encodes:
- the lpdA gene encoding dihydrolipoyl dehydrogenase, whose amino-acid sequence MAYDLIVIGTGPGGYVCAIKAAQLGMKVAVVEKRATFGGTCLNIGCIPSKALLHASEVFAHASHGMADLGVEVSGTTLNLEKMMGHKDATVKSNVDGVAFLFKKNKIDTFIGTGKIVAAGKVSVTAQDGSAQELETKSIVIATGSDVAGIPGVAVEIDEKVIVSSTGGIALDKVPGHMVVVGGGVIGLELGSVWMRLGAKVTVVEYLDGILGGMDGEVSKQFQRILAKQGMEFHLGAKVTGVEKSDTGAKVTFEPVKGGEAQTIDADVVLVATGRKPFTAGLGLEEAGVVLDNRGRVEIDGHYATNVPGIYAIGDVVKGPMLAHKAEDEGVALAEILAGQHGHVNYEVIPGVVYTQPEVASVGKTEEELKSAGVGYKVGKFPFMANGRARAMQATEGFVKVLADKDTDRVLGVHIIGFGAGEMIHEAAVLMEFGGSSEDLGRTCHAHPTMSEAVKEAALATFFKPIHM is encoded by the coding sequence ATGGCTTATGATCTTATTGTAATCGGCACCGGCCCTGGCGGTTATGTCTGCGCCATCAAGGCAGCGCAGCTCGGCATGAAAGTCGCGGTGGTGGAAAAGCGCGCGACTTTCGGCGGCACCTGCCTGAACATCGGCTGCATTCCCTCCAAGGCCCTGCTCCATGCGTCCGAAGTCTTCGCCCATGCCAGCCACGGCATGGCCGATCTCGGCGTCGAAGTGTCCGGAACCACGCTGAACCTCGAGAAGATGATGGGCCACAAGGACGCGACCGTGAAGTCGAATGTCGATGGCGTGGCCTTCCTGTTCAAGAAGAACAAGATCGACACCTTCATCGGCACCGGCAAGATCGTCGCGGCCGGCAAGGTCTCCGTAACCGCGCAGGACGGCTCGGCGCAGGAGCTGGAGACCAAATCCATCGTCATCGCCACCGGTTCGGATGTCGCAGGCATTCCCGGCGTGGCCGTTGAAATCGACGAGAAGGTCATCGTTTCGTCCACCGGCGGTATCGCGCTCGACAAGGTGCCGGGCCACATGGTCGTCGTCGGCGGCGGCGTGATCGGTCTGGAGCTTGGTTCGGTCTGGATGCGGCTTGGCGCAAAGGTCACCGTCGTTGAATATCTCGATGGCATTCTCGGCGGCATGGATGGCGAAGTCTCCAAGCAGTTCCAGCGCATTCTGGCCAAGCAGGGCATGGAATTCCATCTCGGCGCCAAGGTGACCGGCGTCGAAAAGTCGGACACGGGTGCCAAGGTGACCTTCGAACCGGTCAAGGGCGGTGAGGCCCAGACGATCGACGCCGATGTCGTTCTGGTGGCGACGGGCCGCAAGCCGTTCACGGCCGGTCTCGGTCTCGAGGAAGCCGGCGTCGTGCTCGACAATCGCGGCCGCGTCGAAATCGATGGCCATTATGCCACGAATGTCCCCGGCATCTATGCCATCGGCGATGTGGTGAAGGGGCCCATGCTGGCGCACAAGGCGGAAGACGAGGGCGTGGCGCTTGCCGAAATTCTTGCCGGCCAGCATGGCCACGTGAATTACGAGGTCATCCCGGGCGTCGTCTACACCCAGCCGGAAGTCGCTTCCGTGGGCAAGACCGAGGAAGAATTGAAGTCGGCAGGGGTTGGCTACAAGGTCGGCAAGTTCCCCTTCATGGCCAATGGCCGTGCACGGGCCATGCAGGCGACAGAAGGCTTCGTGAAGGTCCTGGCGGACAAGGATACCGACCGCGTGCTCGGCGTGCACATCATCGGCTTCGGCGCCGGCGAGATGATCCACGAAGCGGCCGTCCTGATGGAATTCGGCGGTTCGTCGGAAGATCTCGGCCGCACCTGCCACGCCCATCCGACCATGTCGGAAGCGGTCAAGGAAGCCGCGCTCGCCACCTTCTTCAAGCCGATTCACATGTAA
- a CDS encoding SDR family oxidoreductase — protein sequence MATDQKVLLVTGASRGIGAAVALKAAQAGFAVVVNYVSNAAAAEALVERIRQAGGTARSVRADTASEADVMAMFAFIDQEFGRLDGLVNNAGVVDQTARVDDMSRERLERMFAINVIGKIRCASEAVKRMSTRHGGGGGAIVNISSMAAVLGSPGQYVDYAAAKAAIDTFTIGLSREVASEAIRVNAVRPGIIDTDIHASGGLPDRARDLAPTVPMQRAGTAEEVAEAVVFLLSPQASYVTGAILNVSGGR from the coding sequence ATGGCGACGGATCAGAAAGTCCTCTTGGTCACCGGCGCAAGCCGGGGTATCGGTGCCGCTGTGGCGCTGAAGGCGGCGCAGGCCGGTTTTGCCGTCGTCGTCAACTATGTCTCCAATGCGGCTGCGGCAGAGGCTCTGGTCGAGCGCATCCGTCAGGCGGGCGGAACGGCGCGCAGCGTCAGGGCCGATACCGCAAGCGAGGCCGATGTCATGGCCATGTTCGCCTTCATCGACCAGGAATTCGGCCGGCTCGACGGGCTCGTCAACAATGCCGGCGTCGTTGACCAGACGGCCCGCGTCGACGACATGTCGCGGGAGCGGCTGGAGCGCATGTTCGCCATCAATGTGATCGGCAAGATCCGCTGCGCATCGGAAGCGGTCAAGCGCATGTCGACACGGCACGGGGGCGGGGGCGGCGCCATCGTCAACATCTCGTCCATGGCCGCCGTTCTCGGCAGTCCCGGGCAGTATGTGGATTACGCGGCGGCGAAGGCCGCCATCGATACCTTCACGATCGGCCTGTCGCGCGAAGTGGCGAGCGAGGCGATCCGCGTGAATGCCGTCCGGCCCGGCATCATCGATACCGATATCCATGCATCCGGCGGTCTGCCGGATCGGGCACGGGACCTGGCACCGACGGTGCCCATGCAACGCGCCGGTACGGCGGAGGAAGTGGCGGAGGCGGTGGTTTTCCTGCTGTCGCCGCAGGCATCCTACGTGACGGGCGCTATCTTGAATGTGAGCGGCGGCAGATAA
- a CDS encoding LysE family translocator produces the protein MQPYLFELASLMAIFSVAIVSPGADLAMVMRQSMVEGRQAAIITSFGIGAALMCHVTYTILGLGLIISQSVYLFNIVKWCGVAYLIYIGIKSLKAGKTDMTMTAGPQDAPASRPQSPIRAFMLGFAANALNPKAVFFFLSIFSTVVSLETPMTVKFGYGLIMAGCLIAWFVAVSVFMTTPRMRSAFSRASQAINRVSGAVFILLGIKLAVQKAG, from the coding sequence ATGCAGCCTTATCTTTTCGAACTCGCCTCGCTGATGGCGATCTTTTCCGTCGCAATCGTCTCGCCTGGCGCCGACCTCGCAATGGTCATGCGCCAGTCTATGGTCGAGGGACGCCAGGCGGCGATCATCACCAGTTTTGGGATCGGCGCGGCGCTGATGTGCCATGTCACCTACACGATCCTCGGGCTCGGCCTGATCATTTCCCAATCGGTCTATCTCTTCAATATCGTCAAATGGTGCGGCGTCGCCTATCTGATCTATATCGGCATCAAGTCGCTGAAGGCTGGCAAGACCGACATGACCATGACGGCTGGACCGCAGGATGCGCCGGCAAGCCGCCCGCAATCGCCGATCCGTGCCTTCATGCTGGGTTTCGCAGCCAATGCCCTCAATCCGAAGGCTGTGTTCTTCTTCCTCTCGATCTTCTCCACGGTGGTGAGCCTGGAGACGCCGATGACGGTGAAGTTCGGCTATGGCCTCATCATGGCCGGATGCCTGATCGCCTGGTTCGTGGCTGTCAGCGTCTTCATGACCACGCCCAGGATGCGCAGCGCCTTTTCACGCGCCAGTCAGGCAATCAACCGGGTGAGCGGCGCCGTCTTCATTCTGCTCGGCATCAAGCTCGCCGTGCAGAAAGCAGGCTGA
- a CDS encoding MAPEG family protein, whose protein sequence is MDQLIVHATPYVALLVLSVVLLVVHVMMQGFLATRELGSQWNAGPRDEERKPQSPLAGRAARASANYRETYPAVVGLLLALAFYGDLTGWGLIGGWLWFLCRLVYIPLYLGGVPYIRSLVWLGSLLGIGIMILGLFV, encoded by the coding sequence ATGGATCAGCTCATCGTGCACGCAACGCCTTATGTGGCCTTGCTTGTCCTTTCGGTGGTCCTTCTCGTCGTCCACGTCATGATGCAGGGGTTTCTGGCAACCCGCGAGCTCGGTTCCCAGTGGAATGCCGGGCCGCGGGATGAGGAGCGCAAGCCGCAATCGCCACTTGCCGGACGCGCCGCGCGGGCATCGGCCAATTACCGCGAAACCTATCCCGCAGTGGTCGGCCTTCTCCTTGCCCTTGCCTTTTACGGCGACCTCACCGGCTGGGGTCTCATCGGCGGATGGCTCTGGTTTCTCTGCCGGCTCGTCTACATCCCGCTTTACCTCGGCGGCGTTCCCTATATCCGCTCTCTCGTCTGGCTGGGCTCGCTTCTGGGAATCGGGATCATGATTTTGGGGTTGTTCGTCTGA
- the odhB gene encoding 2-oxoglutarate dehydrogenase complex dihydrolipoyllysine-residue succinyltransferase — translation MATEIRVPTLGESVSEATVGTWFKKVGDTVNADEPIVELETDKVTVEVPAPASGVLTEIVAQAGETVGLDALLGQIAEGAAGSAGASASQAPAPAAAPAPAQTPAPAQTPAPAQPAAASAPASSMPAAPSAAKLAADNNVSTGDIDGSGKRGQVLKGDVLAAIAKGPAAPAPAAPAASAPGAPRAPSATEDAAREERVKMTRLRQTIAKRLKDAQNTAAMLTTYNEVDMKAVMDLRNRYKDVFEKKHGVKLGFMGFFTKAVTHALKELPAVNAEIDGTDIIYKNYCHVGMAVGTDKGLVVPVIRDADQLSIAGVEKELGRLAKAARDGSLGMADMQGGTFTITNGGVYGSLMSSPILNAPQSGILGMHKIQERPVVVGGQIVIRPMMYLALSYDHRIVDGKEAVTFLVRVKESLEDPERLVLDL, via the coding sequence ATGGCCACAGAAATCCGCGTCCCCACTCTCGGCGAATCCGTCAGCGAGGCAACCGTCGGCACCTGGTTCAAGAAGGTCGGCGATACGGTCAATGCCGATGAGCCGATCGTCGAGCTGGAAACCGATAAGGTGACTGTCGAAGTGCCAGCCCCGGCCTCGGGCGTATTGACGGAAATCGTCGCGCAAGCCGGCGAGACCGTCGGCCTCGATGCGCTTCTCGGCCAGATTGCCGAAGGTGCCGCAGGTTCGGCCGGTGCATCCGCATCGCAGGCTCCGGCGCCTGCCGCCGCCCCGGCGCCTGCTCAGACCCCGGCGCCTGCTCAGACCCCGGCCCCGGCGCAGCCGGCTGCCGCTTCCGCGCCTGCCTCGTCCATGCCTGCAGCGCCCTCCGCTGCAAAGCTCGCCGCCGACAACAATGTCTCCACCGGCGATATCGACGGCTCGGGCAAGCGTGGCCAGGTCCTGAAGGGCGACGTCCTGGCGGCCATCGCCAAGGGTCCGGCCGCCCCGGCACCTGCCGCACCCGCCGCATCGGCACCTGGCGCGCCGCGCGCTCCGTCCGCAACGGAAGATGCCGCGCGCGAGGAACGGGTGAAGATGACACGCCTGCGCCAGACCATTGCCAAGCGTCTGAAGGACGCGCAGAACACGGCCGCCATGCTGACCACCTATAACGAGGTGGACATGAAGGCAGTGATGGACCTGCGCAACCGCTACAAGGACGTCTTCGAAAAGAAGCATGGCGTGAAGCTGGGCTTCATGGGCTTCTTCACCAAGGCCGTCACCCACGCCCTGAAGGAATTGCCGGCCGTCAATGCCGAGATCGACGGCACCGACATCATCTACAAGAACTATTGTCACGTCGGCATGGCCGTCGGCACCGACAAGGGTCTTGTGGTCCCGGTCATCCGCGATGCCGATCAGCTCTCCATCGCCGGCGTCGAAAAGGAACTCGGCCGTCTGGCCAAGGCAGCCCGCGATGGTTCGCTCGGCATGGCGGACATGCAGGGCGGTACGTTCACCATCACCAATGGCGGCGTCTACGGCTCGCTGATGTCCTCGCCGATCCTCAATGCACCGCAGTCGGGTATTCTCGGCATGCACAAGATCCAGGAGCGGCCGGTCGTGGTCGGCGGGCAGATCGTCATCCGTCCGATGATGTATCTTGCGCTTTCCTATGACCATCGTATCGTGGACGGCAAGGAAGCCGTGACCTTCCTCGTCCGCGTGAAGGAAAGCCTGGAAGATCCGGAACGTCTGGTTCTCGATCTCTGA